DNA from Triticum aestivum cultivar Chinese Spring chromosome 7D, IWGSC CS RefSeq v2.1, whole genome shotgun sequence:
GTTCCGTCCATGGAGCAAGCGGCCCTTCCTCTCCACCTAATCGTCTCCCGTGCTCGTACGCGTACGTACCGACTCGATGGAAAAGCATCCAACAGCAAACTTGTCTGCTTGTCTAGCCAGCTTACATAGCCTAGGTGCAACCGTGCAACTAGCCGGAAGCCAGCGACTTTGCAACGCGCGTGTTTCGACGGAAAGTAATCGTTCCGCGACGACGATCTTGCCGGAAAGTATTCGGCCGGATCGCAAACTACGCCTCGTCGGAAGTACACGACGAGTTGGGCCAGTGCCAACAGGGGAGCTGGGCGGTGCTAACTCCACCGGCACGCTCGTGGGCGAGCTCGGCGCGCGGCAGAGAGAGGAGCTACGGGCACCCATGGCTGCTCCACGCCTACCCCGCCGGCGCTCCATGGAGAGGCGGACGAACTGCCGCTGCTCACGCTCTCCACGGAGAGGAAAAGGATTTGCGCCAATGTTTGGTTGAAAAAGTGATACGGAGAAGACCTTCTAGTCATTGACAGGTGGGGCCTGCGCCTCATTTGTCACATCAATCTGCTCAAATTTTTTGGTCCTCACCACGTTAGCCCGACAGGTGGGGTCAATTTGACAGTTTTGTTGTTTTGCACGAGCTTATCAATCAGTAAGTGCTCTTCGTCATAGGTAACACAAATATGGTACCAACTTATTATCCTAGCCCCAACTATGATGATTTTGGTAAATAACTCAACAGACTTGCATAGtctatattcatcaaaatcataaCTTTTGTAGGTTGCTACGAAAGCTGTACTTCCACAATGCCACCACCTTGTCATCAAGGGGAGTTTATCCAAACCAATCAGTTTATCAATCATGGAAAATTATTTGTTAATGTAAAATATGAGAATGTTGTTTGGCCACTCACAATAAATAGGTTCTTGCTCACATGCTACTCGGAAATATCTAACCTAACAATGTTTTCTAAAAACTAGACAGTACTCATATATATAAATCAAACCCTGTGTGATACCCTGACCATACTTCTCCGCGGTCGTTGTTCTGGCGTGAAGGAAATCCAAACCTCTCGTGGATATGTTATTCCTACAAACAAGAGATAACACGAGTCATTCCACATTACAACAACAACATTGGTAGTCAATTGACGAGAGAAATAAATTGCGCAAAATGTAATACTATTAACCTTCCGTGCAAAGTAGTCCAGTGCAGCCCTGTGACATTTGCTAAGCTTTAAAATATACACTTCCATATCGATCTGACAAGATAATAGTATACCTGTCACCGCCTGTTGAATCTCTACACATGTTAGAATGTACTATAGGGATATGTATCATATCAtcaagaaaaaaaaatcaattatAGACTATGGCAAGCAAATATATGGACAAAAGATTGTACCTGCCATGACTTGTTCTCCGCAGTTTCATCTTCCAAGTTCTTCACCATCTTGACAAACTTTTCAGAATGTTTATCCATGTAACATATGATAGGTTTTTAAAATGACCATCTCTGAGCTTAGCCATTGTATCTTGAACCACGATATGACCAATTGCCCCTAAGCCTCTAAGGGCACCAAGAAACGAGAGAGTGGTTTCCATCTCGATCTTCTGATGGTATGCAGCCTCAGCAACATCACAGAATATAGTTGCATATGTCCTAACCATCTATAATTTAGAGGAAAAATGATCATTATATTCACAAGTGTGATTTAAAGTAGCATGACCTTGATAGTGAAAGTTACCTGGTCTACTGTATGTTTAGAAATTTCTACCATGCCACACCCTAAGCTCGCAATATCCTGGATTGTTTAACGAGAATTGACGTTCAAGCACAATTGATATACAATGTACCTTACACATAAATGAGCAAAATGATAGAGCTGGACCCACTTACCATGACCGTGGAAGCCAAATCCAGAGCTTTTTGTGCACTTTCGTAAACTAGTTGTGCTTGTACCTTTTTGTCTACATTCTACAACCACCAAACAAAGAGAAAAAGATAGCGAGACCATTAGACTTAGGTATAagaaagaaatcactaaaaaaactGTAAGTTGTGCATGTGTTTGGAGATGAGATATTTGATACTCAGATTCAAATAAGTTTTTGATATGAGCTGTTCGATTTATGTTTATTTGAAACATTGTATTCTTTATGACTGGGTCTACAAGACAACTTATATATTCTACGTGAATAACCTCAAGATGCTATAGAtgtcaagaacacacctcctaccAAACGTTAAGGAATTACcacggaaacaacaaaacaacCTAGAGTAGCAATTCATAAAAGTATGTAGGGTTGAGTCGTCAATTCCGTTGATGAGTAGTTTGTTCACTGGTACATCATACTCGTACTATTTTAGGAGGCACATTGATACTTCGTCAGCGATGTTTCCAGTAGTTCATTGTTGGTGTTTACTTATATGCTCGTATTTAACTATTTCCAAAGAATCACACTAATTCATTCATAGTGCTCCACTAGATTGTGCCCAGTCTTGCATTACTTTAAGCACTATTATAGTTTTCTTATGGACACACATTCCACTGCAAGATGAAAATACATCATTCCTAAAACCAGGTCATAAGAAATATCATTATTTGTATGCAAAGCGAAGAACAGGAAAAACATAAAGTGCAACATGTAAAAATGACTTCTAAAAAAACATGGCATATACTTAATTTTTTTAAGGAAAATAAACCAAGGCTAAATCAGTAAGATTAAGAAGAAAAATAGAACAACTAGTTCAGTGGAATGGGTAACTAGTATAGGGACCCCAGTCAGGTGGGCAGCAGAAAGCTCCAACCACATGCGGAATAAGTAGGATTCACTTAATTTtcttcttctttactatatgtttgGCATGCCTGCCAAACTTCTATCACAAATGACAAGTAAAACACTATAGCCATTTTAAAACAAAATGGCATCAAAttcaaaacaagtagcacaacaatTAACTTTTTTGCATTGAATGGTTTCATGTGTTATAAAAAGGGAACTTGGTAAACATGTTGCCCACATAATAAAAATGAACTAACCAGATTGCTATCTGAAGAAGACAACTTCATATTGTACTTAGAAATTCGGCCCTTCTCTTTAAGGAACATATCAGGGGGCTCCCGCTTTAGAAGATAATCAATATGTCAGAAAACAGAACATCAAATCTAATAATCTTAAAGGTGGTTACTCATTGCAATTAAAAACTTACCACACCCATCTCAGCTTTAATCGCGTTATAGCGCTTGAGTAGCTCCTCTACCAAGGGAACATTCTCTGAGGTTGCAGCCTGAGGTAAAGAGGAACAACATAAATTGGAAAAAACTAATGGACCCCTAGTCATCTAACGATAGACTTTGATGTTAAGAATTTGTCAGATTATGAGCCAAGATAAGTT
Protein-coding regions in this window:
- the LOC123168263 gene encoding uncharacterized protein; amino-acid sequence: MVNPRGRRHGRRIPYCAAGSCPAAGPARILVGAGQDQARTRDAFRSHCDKRADHLPEPEPKPENNDPNIAATSENVPLVEELLKRYNAIKAEMGVREPPDMFLKEKGRISKYNMKLSSSDSNLNVDKKVQAQLVYESAQKALDLASTVMDIASLGCGMVEISKHTVDQMVRTYATIFCDVAEAAYHQKIEMETTLSFLGALRGLGAIGHIVVQDTMAKLRDGHFKNLSYVTWINILKSLSRW